The genomic region CCCCTCCCCGGCCTCACGGACCACGCGGTCGAGGTCCTCCGGGTCGAATCCGAACGGTCCGTTGCTGGTCATGGCGGTTCCTCCTCGCGACGCGCGGCGATGCGCTCGCCTCCAGTGTGCCCGCCGCGGCACCGGTAGTCGACTAAGTGCGCGCGGGGTGATAGGCATCCGGTTATGGCGATCTCACCGGCGGATGCACTCACCGCCGTCGAGCGGTCCCCGACGGCGGTCGCCGCCCACGACCGCGCGGCCTGGGTCGGGGCGTTCACACCCGACGGCGTCGTCGAGGACCCGGTCGGCTCGGCGCCGCATCGCGGCACCACCGCGCTGACCCGCTTCTACGACACCTTCATCGGGCCGCGCCGGATCGTCTTCCACCGCGACGTCGACCTCGTCGTCGACACTACGGTGATCCGGGACCTCGAACTGGAGGTGACGATGACGGCCGGGGTGACGATGCGCATCCCGGCCTACCTGCGCTACCAGGTCGCCGCCGACGGTGCCGAGGTGAAAATCGCTGAGATGGCGGCCTATTGGGAGCTGCCGGCGATGATCGGGCAGTTCCTGCGCAGCGGTGTGCGCGCGGTCCCCGCGGGCCTGCAGTTGGGCCGGGGACTGCTGACCAACCAGGGCGCACTCGGCACCCTCGGGTTCCTCAACGGGCTGCGCGGCGTCGGGCCGCAGGCCAAACGGCGGTTCGGCGACTTCCTGTCGGCCGTGCGCGCCGGCGACGAACTCGGGCTGCGCCGCTGGCTGGGCGGCGACATCCACATCACCGCCGGTGAGCACACCCCGATGAGCCGCGCCGAGCTGCTCGACAGGCTGGCGGGCACCCGGCCGCGCAAACTGATCGCATCGGGCTACCACCTGGCCGCCGGGCTGGACGGGCCCGACGGGCGCGCGGTGCTGATCGCCGACGTGACGGTCAAACCCCTGGTGATCCGCCGCCTGCGCTACTACCGCGACACCGGCGGCGCGGACCGCTGAGCGGGAATCGGACGCGTCGCGGCGGCGCGCCGCGACCGACATGAGACCGTATAGGCACCATGTCCGCGCACGAAGAGATCACCTACGAGGAGTTCGGACGCCGGTTCTTCGAGGTCGCCGTGACCGAGGAACGGGTCGGCTCGGCGATCGCCGAGATCGCCGGCGACGAGTTCGAGATCGGCCCGATCGCGCAGGGGCCGGGCGGGTTCGCCCGGGTCACCGCCAAGGTCCGGATCCAGAAGCCCCGGCTGACCCGCGAGGTCGGCGAGATGATCACGTTCGCCATCCGGATTCCGCTGGAAATCGACATGATGGTCGACCTGCGCCTGGACAAACCGAAGTTCATGGT from Mycolicibacterium phlei harbors:
- a CDS encoding nuclear transport factor 2 family protein, whose translation is MAISPADALTAVERSPTAVAAHDRAAWVGAFTPDGVVEDPVGSAPHRGTTALTRFYDTFIGPRRIVFHRDVDLVVDTTVIRDLELEVTMTAGVTMRIPAYLRYQVAADGAEVKIAEMAAYWELPAMIGQFLRSGVRAVPAGLQLGRGLLTNQGALGTLGFLNGLRGVGPQAKRRFGDFLSAVRAGDELGLRRWLGGDIHITAGEHTPMSRAELLDRLAGTRPRKLIASGYHLAAGLDGPDGRAVLIADVTVKPLVIRRLRYYRDTGGADR